TGGAGGGTGAGGATGACCCCTAGGTCCCGCTCCGCGGCGCAGCGGCGGAGGAGCTGGAGGATTTCCACCTGGTTGCGCAGGTCCAGGTTGCTGGTGGGCTCGTCCAGAAGGAGGATGCGCGGTTCCTGGGCCAGCGCCCGGGCCAGGAGTACCTTCTGGGCCTCCCCGCCGCTCATCTCGTCCAGGGACCTCAGGGCCAGGGACTGAAGTCCCAGGTCCTCCAATGCTCGTTCCACCGCTTCGTGGTCCCGCCGGCTGATCCGTCCCCGGATATGGGGGAGGCGTCCCAGGAGCACCGCGTCGTACACCGCCAGGCGACGGGGTTCGGACCGCTGGGGGACGTACCCCAGGGTCCGGGCGACGTCCTTTGCCCCCAATCGGTCCAGGGGGCGGTCCCCTAGGAGAACGGTCCCCCCGTGGGGGCTCAAGAGGCCGTCCAGGCACCGGAGGAGGGTGGTCTTGCCGGAGCCGTTGGGGCCCAGCAGCACCAGCATCTCTCCGGGGTGGACCCGATGGGAGATCTGCCGGAGCACCTCTCGGGGAGGGTAGCGGAAGTCCAGTCCTTCGGCCTGGAGGATCATAGGGCGTTTTTCCGGAGGACCAGGAAGAGGAACAGGGGCACGCCCAGGAACGACGTGACCACGGAGACCGGGAGGATGCGGGGGGCCAGGAAGGTGCGCGCCCCCAGGTCCGCCAGCAGGAGGATCAGGGACCCCAGGAGGGCGGAGCCGGGAAGAAGGTAGCGGTGGTCGTCCCCCAGCAGGCCCCGGAGCAGGTGGGGACCCAAAAGCCCCACGAAGCCGATGACCCCCACGAAGGCCACCACGGCGGAGGTCACCAGGGCCGAGGCCAGCATCCCCCCCAGACGAACCCTCCGCACCGGGACGCCCAGGGAGGCGGCGGTTTCCTCCCCCGCGGCGAGGGCGTTGTAGTGCCAGCGGTGGAGGAGGAAGAACCCCCCCGTCGCCGAGACCACCAGCCCCATCAGGACGAGGGAAGGCCAGCGGACCCGGGAGAGGTCCCCGAAGGTCCAGAAGACCATGGCCGCCAGCTGGCTGTCGTCGGCGAAGAACTGGAGCACCAGCGTCCCGGCGGTGAAGAGGGTTCCCAGGGCT
The sequence above is drawn from the Aminomonas paucivorans DSM 12260 genome and encodes:
- a CDS encoding ABC transporter ATP-binding protein yields the protein MILQAEGLDFRYPPREVLRQISHRVHPGEMLVLLGPNGSGKTTLLRCLDGLLSPHGGTVLLGDRPLDRLGAKDVARTLGYVPQRSEPRRLAVYDAVLLGRLPHIRGRISRRDHEAVERALEDLGLQSLALRSLDEMSGGEAQKVLLARALAQEPRILLLDEPTSNLDLRNQVEILQLLRRCAAERDLGVILTLHDLNTAFRYGDRFLFLKKGRVRHLLTREEISAPVLEEVYDLPVQLARFGGFPVVVPFRT
- a CDS encoding FecCD family ABC transporter permease, producing MTLPRPIRSPYEAHVRRKQLGLWALGGALCLLFLLSLRIGAIPLSWTEVLRALLEEDAPRQMKLVVWNIRLPQALCALAVGSGLAMAGACLQTLLQNPLASPFTLGISHAAAFGAALSVMFLGGGGMGSTLADAVAVTHLSLTVTCAFLGSLFCTGILLLLSGRRGSTSESIILSGVALGTLFTAGTLVLQFFADDSQLAAMVFWTFGDLSRVRWPSLVLMGLVVSATGGFFLLHRWHYNALAAGEETAASLGVPVRRVRLGGMLASALVTSAVVAFVGVIGFVGLLGPHLLRGLLGDDHRYLLPGSALLGSLILLLADLGARTFLAPRILPVSVVTSFLGVPLFLFLVLRKNAL